A single Cnuibacter physcomitrellae DNA region contains:
- a CDS encoding organic hydroperoxide resistance protein, producing the protein MDVLYTAEALSTGAGRDGHVATSDGTLDLDMAVPKEMGGSGAGSNPEQLFAAGYAACFHSALQAVARTQKIKLEDSSVGGRVQIGPNGQGGFQLAVLLEVVLPGLDHDAAQQLADAAHQVCPYSNATRGNIDVTITVADD; encoded by the coding sequence ATGGACGTCCTCTACACCGCAGAAGCGCTCTCGACCGGAGCCGGCCGCGACGGACACGTCGCCACCTCGGACGGCACGCTCGACCTCGACATGGCCGTGCCGAAGGAGATGGGCGGCTCGGGTGCCGGCTCGAACCCCGAGCAGCTCTTCGCCGCGGGCTACGCCGCCTGCTTCCACTCGGCTCTCCAGGCCGTGGCGCGCACCCAGAAGATCAAGCTCGAGGACTCCAGCGTGGGCGGTCGGGTGCAGATCGGCCCGAACGGCCAGGGCGGCTTCCAGCTGGCCGTGCTGCTCGAGGTGGTGCTGCCCGGCCTCGACCACGACGCCGCCCAGCAGCTCGCCGACGCGGCGCACCAGGTCTGCCCCTACTCGAACGCCACCCGCGGCAACATCGACGTCACCATCACGGTCGCCGACGACTGA
- a CDS encoding MMPL family transporter codes for MAKRVGWVLRVVLPAVVIVVWLVAASFGGPTFGKLSEVSTNDQASFLPASAESTEAGEWQQRFSDSDAIPAVVVLSSSDGSALDQQTLGELAQLTTTLGDVEGVAAEGEEATVAGPIPSEDGVAVEFIVPIADTEHVDDVVAAMRTTLTDAVPSGIDVYVTGPAGLTADLVGAFGGIDGILLLVAVGAVFVILLVVYRAIILPFLVLFTSVFALTAAILLVYAFASWGWITLNGQSQGILSILVIGAATDYSLLLVARYREALHSERSPVAAMKRAWRAAIEPIAASAATVVLALLCLLFSDLNSNRSLGPIAAIGIVFSFLAAITLLPALLVLFGRVGFWPFAPKLAAPHEHAASTAEPSPVSAAPAALADSAHPGRHAHAAHAAAPAGATGLEGASALWRRVGGLIARRPRWTWLVSALLLAAACLGLLQLRANGVAQTDVVLGASNARDGQTVAAEHFPAGSGSPVIVIADQADADAVLEAVTATEGVDSASIYAGNVRPGAESQPVVVDGRVMIEAVLAVEADSLEAEDVVRSLRADLPAVDPSALIGGPTAVDLDTNTTAQADLVKIIPIVLAVILVILILLLRAVVAPLLLIGSVILSYAATLGVSALVFDHLLGFAGADASVPLFGFVFLVALGVDYNIFLMTRVREESLAIGTRPGILRGLSMTGGVITSAGIVLAATFAALAVIPILFLVQIAFIVAFGVLLDTVIVRSLLVPALSYDIGRAIWWPSKLSRSGSTAR; via the coding sequence GTGGCGAAGCGGGTCGGATGGGTGCTGCGGGTCGTCCTGCCCGCGGTCGTGATCGTGGTGTGGCTCGTCGCCGCGAGCTTCGGCGGGCCGACGTTCGGGAAGCTCTCGGAGGTGTCGACCAACGATCAGGCGTCGTTCCTCCCGGCGAGCGCCGAGTCGACCGAGGCCGGGGAGTGGCAGCAGCGGTTCAGCGACTCCGACGCGATCCCCGCCGTCGTCGTGCTCTCGAGCTCCGACGGCAGCGCGCTCGATCAGCAGACGCTCGGCGAGCTCGCCCAGCTGACCACCACCCTCGGCGACGTCGAGGGTGTCGCCGCCGAGGGCGAGGAGGCCACCGTCGCCGGACCCATCCCCTCCGAGGACGGGGTCGCCGTGGAGTTCATCGTCCCCATCGCCGACACCGAGCACGTCGACGACGTCGTGGCCGCGATGCGCACGACGCTGACGGATGCGGTCCCCTCCGGGATCGACGTCTACGTCACCGGCCCGGCAGGCCTCACCGCCGACCTCGTGGGAGCCTTCGGCGGGATCGACGGGATCCTGCTGCTCGTGGCCGTGGGGGCTGTCTTCGTCATCCTCCTCGTCGTCTACCGGGCCATCATCCTGCCGTTCCTCGTGCTCTTCACCTCGGTCTTCGCGCTCACCGCCGCCATCCTGCTGGTCTACGCCTTCGCGAGCTGGGGTTGGATCACACTCAACGGGCAGAGTCAGGGCATCCTCTCGATCCTGGTGATCGGCGCCGCCACCGACTACTCGCTGCTGCTCGTGGCGCGCTACCGGGAAGCGCTGCACTCCGAGCGCAGTCCGGTCGCCGCGATGAAGCGCGCGTGGCGTGCGGCCATCGAGCCGATCGCCGCCTCGGCCGCGACGGTGGTCCTCGCGCTGCTGTGCCTGCTGTTCAGCGACCTCAACTCCAACCGGAGCCTCGGCCCGATCGCGGCCATCGGGATCGTGTTCTCGTTCCTCGCCGCCATCACGCTCCTGCCGGCGCTCCTCGTGCTCTTCGGACGCGTCGGGTTCTGGCCGTTCGCGCCGAAGCTCGCCGCGCCGCACGAGCATGCGGCGTCCACGGCGGAACCCTCGCCGGTCTCCGCGGCCCCCGCAGCGCTCGCGGACTCCGCCCATCCGGGACGCCACGCGCACGCGGCCCACGCCGCCGCTCCCGCGGGCGCCACCGGGCTCGAGGGCGCCAGTGCGCTCTGGCGGCGGGTCGGCGGACTCATCGCCCGCCGTCCCCGGTGGACCTGGCTCGTCTCCGCGCTCCTGCTGGCCGCCGCGTGCCTCGGCCTGCTGCAGCTCCGGGCGAACGGGGTCGCGCAGACGGATGTGGTGCTCGGCGCCTCGAACGCGCGCGACGGTCAGACCGTCGCCGCCGAGCACTTCCCGGCGGGCTCGGGCAGCCCCGTCATCGTGATCGCCGACCAGGCGGACGCCGACGCCGTGCTCGAGGCGGTGACCGCCACGGAGGGGGTCGACAGCGCCTCGATCTATGCCGGGAACGTCCGTCCCGGCGCCGAGTCGCAGCCCGTGGTCGTCGACGGACGCGTGATGATCGAGGCCGTCCTCGCGGTCGAGGCAGACTCGCTCGAGGCGGAGGACGTCGTCCGCTCGCTCCGGGCGGACCTGCCCGCGGTCGACCCGAGCGCCCTCATCGGCGGCCCGACCGCCGTCGACCTCGACACCAACACCACCGCGCAGGCGGATCTGGTCAAGATCATCCCGATCGTCCTCGCGGTGATCCTCGTGATCCTGATCCTGCTGCTCCGGGCGGTCGTCGCCCCGCTCCTCCTCATCGGCAGCGTGATCCTGTCGTACGCCGCGACGCTCGGCGTCTCCGCGCTGGTGTTCGACCACCTCCTCGGGTTCGCGGGGGCGGATGCGTCGGTGCCGCTGTTCGGGTTCGTGTTCCTGGTGGCGCTGGGGGTCGACTACAACATCTTCCTCATGACGCGGGTGCGCGAGGAGTCCCTCGCGATCGGCACCCGACCGGGGATCCTCCGCGGCCTGTCGATGACGGGCGGGGTGATCACGTCGGCCGGCATCGTGCTCGCGGCGACGTTCGCCGCGCTCGCCGTGATCCCGATCCTGTTCCTGGTGCAGATCGCGTTCATCGTCGCGTTCGGCGTGCTGCTCGACACGGTCATCGTGCGGTCGCTGCTCGTACCGGCGCTGTCGTACGACATCGGGCGCGCGATCTGGTGGCCCTCCAAGCTCTCCCGCAGTGGGTCCACGGCTCGGTGA
- a CDS encoding MarR family winged helix-turn-helix transcriptional regulator, translated as MATTETSPLDGMLCFAVYSAANATVQAHRAVLAPWDLTYTQYLVLVLLADAGAPMPMRDLGDRLSLDSGTLSPLVRRLERRGLLTRQRSADDERLVEVALTEPGRTAHAELTEAIGCLAPAYGVSSPEELESLVASLQRLATGMRTTAADARRAS; from the coding sequence ATGGCCACGACCGAGACCTCCCCGCTGGACGGCATGCTGTGCTTCGCCGTCTACTCGGCCGCGAACGCGACCGTGCAGGCGCATCGGGCGGTGCTCGCCCCCTGGGACCTCACGTACACGCAGTACCTGGTGCTCGTGCTGCTCGCCGACGCAGGCGCACCGATGCCGATGCGCGACCTCGGCGACCGCCTGAGCCTCGACTCGGGCACGCTGTCGCCCCTGGTCCGCAGGCTGGAGCGGCGCGGCCTCCTCACGAGGCAGCGCTCGGCCGACGATGAGCGCCTCGTCGAGGTCGCCCTCACGGAGCCGGGCCGCACCGCGCACGCCGAGCTCACGGAGGCGATCGGCTGCCTCGCGCCCGCCTACGGGGTCTCGTCGCCGGAGGAGCTCGAGTCGCTCGTCGCCTCCCTCCAGCGCCTGGCGACGGGGATGCGCACCACGGCCGCTGACGCTCGCCGCGCATCCTGA
- a CDS encoding KTSC domain-containing protein, whose amino-acid sequence MDEIILTPESSSVRAIAYSKATRELMVRFESGTYYYLDVPARVWREFKAAESKGGFVNDVLKPLFDVRSTHA is encoded by the coding sequence ATGGACGAGATCATCCTCACTCCGGAGAGCTCCTCGGTGCGGGCGATCGCCTACTCGAAGGCGACCCGCGAGCTGATGGTGCGCTTCGAGTCGGGGACGTACTACTACCTCGACGTGCCGGCGCGCGTCTGGCGGGAGTTCAAGGCGGCGGAGTCGAAGGGCGGCTTCGTGAACGACGTGCTGAAGCCCCTGTTCGACGTCCGGAGCACGCACGCCTGA
- a CDS encoding SDR family NAD(P)-dependent oxidoreductase → MTDDITTTAPARIALITGGNRGLGRSAALALAERGTDVILTYRSNEDEAHAVVAEIEAIGRRAAALRLDTTEVETFPDLVEAVRSTLGGWGRDTIDHLVNNAGLTAEGSISEATVADAQLLFDVHFKGVFFLTQALLPVLADGGSIVNLSTGLARFVGAPSYAIYASMKGAVEVLTRYLAKELGARGIRVNVVAPGPVMTDFAGGYIRASAEAQQQFGAATALGRVGEPDDIGPVIAAVLSEEMHWVTAQRIEASGGTLL, encoded by the coding sequence ATGACAGACGACATCACCACCACCGCCCCGGCCCGCATCGCCCTCATCACGGGCGGCAACCGAGGGCTCGGCCGCTCCGCGGCGCTCGCTCTGGCCGAGCGCGGCACCGACGTGATCCTGACGTACCGCTCGAACGAGGACGAGGCCCACGCCGTCGTCGCGGAGATCGAGGCGATCGGCCGTCGGGCGGCGGCCCTGCGGCTCGACACCACCGAGGTCGAGACGTTCCCCGACCTCGTCGAGGCCGTCCGCTCGACGCTCGGCGGCTGGGGCCGCGACACGATCGACCACCTCGTGAACAACGCCGGCCTCACCGCCGAGGGGTCGATCTCGGAGGCCACCGTCGCGGATGCGCAGCTGCTGTTCGACGTGCACTTCAAGGGCGTCTTCTTCCTCACCCAGGCGCTGCTCCCCGTCCTCGCCGACGGCGGCTCGATCGTGAACCTCTCGACGGGACTCGCGCGCTTCGTGGGCGCGCCGTCCTACGCGATCTACGCGTCGATGAAGGGCGCGGTCGAGGTGCTGACCCGCTACCTCGCGAAGGAGCTCGGCGCCCGGGGCATCCGGGTCAACGTCGTGGCGCCGGGACCGGTGATGACCGACTTCGCGGGCGGCTACATCCGCGCCAGTGCGGAGGCGCAGCAGCAGTTCGGCGCGGCGACCGCCCTCGGTCGCGTGGGCGAGCCGGACGACATCGGCCCCGTCATCGCCGCCGTGCTGTCGGAGGAGATGCACTGGGTCACTGCGCAGCGCATCGAGGCGTCGGGCGGCACCCTCCTCTGA